From the genome of Amycolatopsis sp. NBC_01488, one region includes:
- a CDS encoding bifunctional salicylyl-CoA 5-hydroxylase/oxidoreductase, with protein sequence MRIAVIGGGPAGLYFAALAKQLGPGREITVWERNAPDDTFGFGVVFSDETLGGIEHADAAVHEAMRAEFARWDDIDVHYRGTVTTSGGHGFAAMSRKRLLGILQSRCAELGVGLHFREEAPADLSGYDLVIAADGVNSAMRAKHAETFRPSVETRRCRYIWLGTDLVFDAFKFYVLETPAGIMQIHGYPYGRDGSTFILEVQEDVWQRTFGPIAATSLPPGQSDEKSIALIRELCADVLGDHRIMVNNSKWVTFGTVRCETWVHDNVVLLGDAAHTAHFSIGSGTKLAMEDALALAACLHENDGVAEALKAYELERRPVVQSTQRAAQASLEWFENIAQYAHQEPPQFAFNILTRSRRVTYDNLRLRDPEFAAELDHWFATSLGTTSRPPMFQPFKLGELELPNRIVVSPMDMYSAVDGVPGDFHLVHLGSKALGGAGLVMTEMVCVSPEGRITPGCGGLYTAEQEAAWKRIVDFVHAQTPARIGVQLGHSGRKGSTKLMWEGIDEPLPSGNWEVCAPSALAYSNRNQVPRELSTSDMAAIRDEFVECARAAARAGFDVLELHCAHGYLLSSFLSPLTNQRSDDYGGSLENRLRFPLEVFDAVRAAWPAERPMTVRISATDWADGGIDADDAVEIARAFASHGAAGIDVSTGQVVCDEKPQYGRSYQTPYADRIRNEIGEEYGIAVIAVGAISSYDDVNSLILAGRADLCALGRTHLYDPQWTLHAAAEQGYPMPWPKPFAAGSRKPQSGRTDGPEPRLDLVRSGPTGTAHARWRPGASS encoded by the coding sequence GTGCGTATCGCGGTCATCGGTGGCGGCCCGGCGGGTCTGTACTTCGCCGCGCTGGCGAAACAACTCGGTCCCGGACGTGAAATCACCGTCTGGGAGCGCAACGCGCCGGACGACACGTTCGGCTTCGGCGTCGTGTTCTCCGACGAGACGCTCGGCGGCATCGAGCACGCCGACGCGGCGGTGCACGAAGCGATGCGCGCCGAGTTCGCGCGCTGGGACGACATCGACGTCCACTACCGCGGCACGGTCACCACCTCCGGCGGCCACGGCTTCGCGGCGATGAGCCGCAAGCGCCTGCTCGGCATCCTCCAGAGCCGCTGCGCCGAACTCGGCGTCGGCCTGCACTTCCGTGAAGAGGCCCCGGCGGACCTCTCCGGCTACGACCTGGTCATCGCGGCCGACGGCGTCAACTCCGCGATGCGCGCGAAGCACGCCGAGACGTTCCGGCCGAGCGTCGAGACCCGCCGGTGCCGCTACATCTGGCTCGGCACGGACCTGGTGTTCGACGCGTTCAAGTTCTACGTCCTGGAGACGCCGGCCGGGATCATGCAGATCCACGGCTACCCGTACGGCCGCGACGGCAGCACGTTCATCCTCGAGGTGCAGGAGGACGTCTGGCAGCGGACGTTCGGGCCGATCGCCGCGACGTCGCTGCCGCCCGGTCAGAGCGACGAGAAGTCGATCGCGCTGATCCGCGAGCTGTGCGCCGACGTCCTGGGCGACCACCGGATCATGGTGAACAACTCGAAGTGGGTCACGTTCGGCACCGTCCGGTGCGAGACGTGGGTGCACGACAACGTCGTCCTCCTCGGCGATGCCGCGCACACCGCGCACTTTTCGATCGGCTCCGGCACGAAGCTGGCGATGGAGGACGCGCTCGCGCTGGCCGCGTGCCTGCACGAAAACGACGGCGTCGCCGAGGCGCTCAAGGCGTACGAGCTGGAACGGCGCCCGGTCGTCCAGTCGACGCAGCGTGCCGCGCAGGCGAGCCTGGAGTGGTTCGAAAACATCGCGCAGTACGCCCACCAGGAACCGCCGCAGTTCGCGTTCAACATCCTCACGCGCAGCCGCCGGGTCACCTACGACAACCTCCGCCTGCGCGATCCGGAGTTCGCGGCCGAGCTGGACCACTGGTTCGCGACGTCACTCGGGACGACGTCGCGGCCGCCGATGTTCCAGCCGTTCAAGCTCGGCGAGCTGGAGCTGCCCAACCGGATCGTCGTGTCCCCGATGGACATGTACTCCGCTGTGGACGGTGTGCCGGGCGACTTCCACCTGGTCCACCTGGGCAGCAAGGCCCTCGGCGGCGCCGGGCTGGTGATGACCGAGATGGTCTGCGTCTCCCCCGAAGGCCGGATCACGCCCGGCTGCGGTGGTCTGTACACCGCGGAACAGGAAGCAGCGTGGAAGCGGATCGTCGACTTCGTCCACGCGCAGACTCCGGCGCGCATCGGTGTCCAACTGGGACACTCGGGGCGCAAGGGCTCGACGAAGCTCATGTGGGAGGGCATCGACGAGCCGCTCCCGTCGGGAAACTGGGAAGTCTGCGCTCCTTCGGCGTTGGCTTACTCCAACCGGAACCAAGTCCCGCGCGAACTGTCCACATCGGACATGGCCGCGATCCGCGACGAGTTCGTCGAGTGTGCGCGGGCGGCCGCTCGCGCCGGGTTCGACGTCCTCGAACTGCATTGCGCGCACGGCTATCTGCTGTCGTCGTTCCTTTCTCCGCTCACCAACCAGCGTAGTGACGACTACGGCGGCTCGCTGGAGAACCGGCTGCGTTTCCCACTCGAAGTCTTCGACGCGGTGCGAGCCGCTTGGCCCGCCGAGCGGCCGATGACCGTCCGGATCTCGGCGACCGACTGGGCGGACGGCGGCATCGACGCCGACGACGCGGTCGAGATCGCCCGCGCCTTCGCGTCCCACGGCGCGGCCGGGATCGACGTCTCGACCGGCCAGGTCGTCTGCGACGAGAAGCCGCAGTACGGCCGCAGCTACCAGACGCCGTACGCGGACCGGATCCGCAACGAGATCGGCGAGGAGTACGGCATCGCGGTGATCGCCGTCGGCGCGATTTCGTCCTACGACGACGTCAACTCGCTCATCCTCGCCGGGCGCGCGGACCTTTGCGCGCTGGGCCGAACGCACCTCTACGATCCACAGTGGACACTACACGCGGCGGCCGAGCAGGGCTACCCGATGCCGTGGCCGAAGCCGTTCGCCGCGGGCAGCCGGAAGCCGCAGTCCGGCCGCACCGACGGCCCGGAACCGCGGCTCGACCTCGTCCGGTCGGGGCCGACCGGGACCGCCCATGCCCGCTGGCGACCGGGAGCTTCGTCATGA
- a CDS encoding RidA family protein, which produces MERINPPELGKPSGFSHAVVAEGRVVFLAGQTALDASNEIVGDGVVEQFERALGNLLTSLRAAGGTPEDLCSVTIYIVDMADYRAHAREIGRVWKRLAGTEYPAMAGIGVDRLWDDEALVEVQGFAVVPARE; this is translated from the coding sequence ATGGAACGCATCAACCCGCCGGAGCTGGGCAAGCCGTCCGGGTTCTCGCACGCGGTGGTGGCCGAGGGCCGCGTCGTCTTCCTCGCCGGGCAGACCGCGCTGGACGCGTCGAACGAGATCGTCGGCGACGGGGTCGTCGAGCAGTTCGAACGCGCGCTCGGCAATCTGCTGACGTCGCTGCGCGCGGCGGGCGGAACGCCGGAAGACCTGTGCAGCGTGACGATCTACATCGTCGACATGGCCGACTACCGGGCCCACGCGCGCGAGATCGGCCGGGTCTGGAAGCGGCTCGCGGGGACGGAGTACCCGGCGATGGCCGGCATCGGCGTCGACCGGCTCTGGGACGACGAGGCCCTCGTCGAGGTGCAGGGCTTCGCCGTCGTCCCCGCTCGTGAGTGA
- a CDS encoding PaaX family transcriptional regulator: MTAVPEATELDGSGRAAQPRQLIVTVYGLYSRTEGGWLSVASLIDLLAAVGVDEPAVRSSISRLKRRGILEAVRRGATAGYELSDDAREILREGDERIFRRGRATAADGWLLAVFSVPETERHKRHLLRTQLARMGFGTAASGVWIAPAHLHATTAEALTRLGLAGYADLFRADHLAFGDVRAKVRDWWDLDRLDELYTTFLDEHGPALRRWQRRKSVADEEAFADYVRVLTGWRRMPYLDPGLPAEFLPGDWSGIRAAEVFFELHARLEGPARAFVAKSISFG, translated from the coding sequence ATGACGGCCGTACCCGAGGCAACCGAACTGGACGGCTCCGGCCGTGCGGCCCAGCCTCGCCAGCTCATCGTGACGGTGTACGGCCTCTACTCGCGCACCGAAGGCGGCTGGCTCTCGGTCGCCTCGCTGATCGACCTGCTGGCCGCCGTCGGCGTCGACGAGCCCGCGGTGCGCTCGTCGATCTCGCGGCTGAAGCGGCGCGGGATCCTCGAAGCGGTGCGCCGTGGCGCGACGGCGGGGTACGAGCTGTCCGACGACGCGCGCGAGATCCTGCGCGAGGGTGACGAGCGGATCTTCCGCCGCGGGCGCGCGACGGCGGCGGACGGCTGGCTGCTCGCGGTGTTTTCGGTGCCGGAGACCGAGCGGCACAAGCGTCACCTGCTGCGCACCCAGCTCGCCCGGATGGGGTTCGGCACCGCCGCGTCCGGCGTCTGGATCGCGCCGGCGCACCTGCACGCGACGACCGCCGAGGCGCTCACCCGGCTCGGCCTGGCCGGGTACGCCGACCTGTTCCGCGCCGACCACCTGGCCTTCGGCGACGTCCGCGCGAAAGTCCGCGACTGGTGGGACCTCGACCGGCTCGACGAGCTGTACACGACGTTCCTCGACGAGCACGGCCCCGCTTTGCGCCGCTGGCAGCGCCGCAAGTCCGTCGCCGACGAAGAGGCCTTCGCCGACTACGTCCGCGTGCTGACCGGCTGGCGGCGGATGCCCTACCTCGACCCCGGCCTGCCCGCGGAGTTCCTGCCCGGCGACTGGTCGGGCATCCGCGCGGCCGAGGTGTTCTTCGAACTGCACGCGCGGCTGGAGGGCCCGGCCCGCGCGTTCGTCGCGAAGTCGATCAGCTTCGGCTGA
- a CDS encoding helix-turn-helix transcriptional regulator → MRSTREMRRLVTVLLKGAAEARFYPEDLRRAAQVHSRRLYPMLDTLEQRGWLTGGWDEPDKTHRYYVLTDEGRRELAKP, encoded by the coding sequence ATGCGGTCGACCCGGGAAATGCGCAGGCTGGTGACGGTACTGCTCAAAGGGGCTGCCGAGGCCCGCTTCTATCCCGAGGACCTGCGCCGCGCTGCGCAGGTGCACAGCAGGCGGCTCTACCCGATGCTGGACACGCTCGAGCAACGCGGCTGGCTCACGGGCGGGTGGGACGAACCCGACAAGACCCACCGCTACTACGTACTTACCGACGAGGGTCGGCGCGAGCTCGCCAAGCCGTAG
- a CDS encoding GNAT family N-acetyltransferase — protein sequence MLPATKGIFDRLTRRGRLMTKRTCDRQGHVLRDGRFLFRTPTAWEYAAAVACGSDPAAQRWLGWQRESIVARGARADALRVVPGTGPDWVSPDPQSIDLVMIDVEANRCVGLVSVHTGEDGGPETGGYLAPDYRGRGNGRILFAAGLTLAHEHLGLPRVRAGAEVGNVASARSLQAAGLARVAGPPTYRLPDGRVTEAWWFEHAVPRTTRCGGPQATWFPASLL from the coding sequence ATGCTGCCAGCCACCAAGGGGATCTTCGACCGGCTCACCCGCCGCGGCCGCCTGATGACCAAGCGGACCTGCGACCGGCAGGGCCACGTGCTGCGCGACGGCCGGTTCCTGTTCCGGACGCCGACCGCGTGGGAGTACGCCGCCGCGGTCGCCTGCGGTAGCGACCCCGCCGCCCAGCGCTGGCTCGGCTGGCAGCGGGAGTCGATCGTTGCCCGGGGCGCGCGGGCGGACGCGCTGCGCGTCGTGCCCGGCACCGGGCCGGACTGGGTGTCGCCCGATCCGCAGTCGATCGACCTGGTGATGATCGACGTCGAGGCCAACCGCTGCGTCGGGCTGGTGAGCGTGCACACCGGCGAGGATGGCGGCCCGGAGACCGGCGGCTACCTCGCGCCGGACTACCGCGGCCGCGGCAACGGCCGGATCCTCTTCGCCGCCGGGCTGACGCTCGCGCACGAGCACCTCGGCCTGCCGCGCGTTCGCGCCGGCGCCGAGGTCGGCAACGTCGCTTCCGCGCGCTCACTGCAGGCCGCCGGTCTCGCCCGCGTTGCCGGGCCGCCGACGTACCGGCTGCCGGACGGCCGCGTCACCGAGGCGTGGTGGTTCGAGCACGCCGTCCCCCGGACCACGCGCTGCGGCGGTCCGCAGGCGACGTGGTTCCCGGCTTCGCTGCTCTGA
- a CDS encoding PLDc N-terminal domain-containing protein: MLYFDGLLGVVTFGLWIFCLVDVITTDESSCRNLPKGLWLLLVLVVPLVGSIVWLVAGRPQHATRARGPYERATPAYPEYDRPGRFAAGNPDDDEEFLRKCRERAEAQRKLARDKNTED; this comes from the coding sequence ATGCTGTATTTCGATGGTCTGCTGGGCGTGGTCACGTTCGGGTTGTGGATCTTCTGCCTGGTCGACGTGATCACGACGGACGAGTCGTCGTGCCGCAACCTGCCGAAGGGGCTGTGGCTGCTCCTCGTGCTGGTGGTGCCGCTGGTGGGGTCGATCGTCTGGCTGGTGGCGGGGCGGCCGCAGCACGCGACGCGGGCGCGCGGCCCGTACGAGCGCGCCACGCCGGCGTACCCGGAGTACGACCGCCCGGGCCGGTTCGCGGCCGGCAACCCGGACGACGACGAGGAGTTCCTCCGCAAGTGCCGCGAACGCGCGGAGGCGCAGCGGAAACTGGCCCGGGACAAGAACACCGAGGACTGA
- a CDS encoding MarR family winged helix-turn-helix transcriptional regulator — protein sequence MSTEAGLSLEDGVRRLLLLMPRLVGRAKRTPVPDELTGCTLAPRHLSLLSILLFDGPMTVTELAGRLEVAPTTASLMVGDLSRQGVLNRDEDPADRRRTIVSITPDRRQAVDAWLARGAQAWSNALAPLTPAERRLVISTLEAYEQGTCEGPGC from the coding sequence GTGTCAACGGAAGCGGGCTTGAGCCTGGAGGACGGCGTGCGCCGGCTCCTGCTGTTGATGCCGCGCCTGGTCGGCCGCGCGAAGCGGACGCCGGTCCCCGACGAGCTGACCGGCTGCACGCTCGCGCCGCGGCACCTGTCACTGCTGTCGATCTTGCTGTTCGACGGCCCGATGACGGTCACCGAGCTGGCCGGCCGCCTCGAGGTCGCTCCGACGACGGCGAGCCTGATGGTCGGCGACCTGAGCCGCCAGGGCGTCCTGAACCGCGACGAGGACCCGGCGGACCGGCGCCGCACGATCGTGAGCATCACGCCGGACCGCCGTCAGGCGGTGGACGCGTGGCTGGCGCGCGGCGCGCAGGCGTGGAGCAACGCGCTGGCGCCGCTGACGCCGGCCGAGCGCCGGCTGGTGATCTCGACCCTGGAGGCCTACGAACAGGGCACGTGCGAAGGCCCCGGCTGCTAG
- a CDS encoding nitroreductase family deazaflavin-dependent oxidoreductase, which yields MTAPADMNAFNNQVVEEFRANEGVVTGMFEGKNVLLLTTIGAKSGETRLSPLVYTRDGDRLVIAASMGGAPKNPAWFHNLVANPKVTVEVGTEKFEATATVIEDRAERDRLYAGMVAHAEGFADYETKTTRVIPIVVLER from the coding sequence ATGACGGCGCCAGCTGACATGAACGCGTTCAACAACCAGGTCGTCGAGGAGTTCCGGGCCAACGAAGGCGTGGTCACCGGCATGTTCGAGGGCAAGAACGTGCTTCTGCTCACCACGATCGGCGCGAAGAGCGGCGAAACCCGCCTGTCGCCGCTCGTCTACACCCGCGACGGCGACCGGCTCGTCATCGCCGCGTCCATGGGCGGCGCGCCGAAGAACCCGGCCTGGTTCCACAACCTCGTCGCCAACCCGAAGGTCACCGTCGAGGTCGGCACCGAGAAGTTCGAGGCCACGGCCACCGTGATCGAAGACCGCGCCGAGCGCGACCGCCTCTACGCGGGCATGGTCGCGCACGCCGAAGGCTTCGCCGACTACGAGACGAAGACCACGCGGGTCATCCCGATCGTCGTCCTCGAGCGCTGA
- a CDS encoding FAD-binding oxidoreductase translates to MHTLRPGQDGYAEEVAGFQTSIDTQPAVVVAAESAEDVVAAVKYAAEHDLPVSVQATGHGLTAGTDGLLVSTRRMTGVEIDAAAKTARVQAGVRWGAVIDAAAKHGLAPLSGSSPDVGVVGYTLSGGFGLLARRFGRAADHVRAIDVVTADGELRTVTPGDDLFWALLGGRASFGVVTALEFGLVPVTELYGGGLYFDAADLPAVLRAWRTWAMTAPDELTTSIALVPLPDLPFLPEPIRGKHVANLRIAYLGDDGDRLVAPLRAAAPVLLDTLKRLPYTDSGSIASDPPNPHPYHGTNATVEVLNDGMLTSILEHAGPGAPVETVLIIDRLGGELARRKPAGVGWDSAAEFVVRALSVVEDGVDPVRRAHAKLFDALAPWSTGRLLPFLYGEHSADELAAAFPAADVARLKRLKAAYDPAGRFG, encoded by the coding sequence ATGCACACCCTTCGCCCTGGTCAGGACGGTTACGCCGAAGAGGTCGCCGGCTTCCAGACGTCCATCGACACCCAGCCCGCGGTGGTGGTCGCCGCCGAGTCCGCCGAGGACGTCGTCGCGGCGGTGAAGTACGCCGCCGAGCACGACCTGCCGGTCTCCGTCCAGGCCACCGGACACGGCTTGACCGCCGGCACCGACGGCCTGCTGGTCAGCACGCGCCGGATGACCGGCGTCGAGATCGACGCCGCCGCGAAGACCGCGCGAGTGCAAGCCGGCGTGCGCTGGGGCGCGGTGATCGACGCCGCCGCGAAGCACGGGCTGGCGCCGCTGAGCGGCTCATCGCCCGACGTCGGCGTCGTCGGCTACACGCTGAGCGGCGGTTTCGGCCTGTTGGCCCGGCGGTTCGGCCGCGCGGCCGATCACGTGCGCGCCATCGACGTCGTCACCGCGGACGGCGAACTGCGCACCGTGACGCCGGGAGACGACCTGTTCTGGGCCCTGCTCGGCGGCCGCGCGAGCTTCGGCGTCGTGACGGCGCTGGAGTTCGGCCTGGTCCCGGTGACCGAGCTGTACGGCGGCGGGCTGTACTTCGACGCCGCCGACCTGCCGGCGGTGCTGCGCGCGTGGCGGACGTGGGCGATGACCGCGCCCGACGAGCTGACGACGTCGATCGCCCTGGTCCCGCTCCCCGACCTGCCGTTCCTGCCGGAGCCGATCCGCGGGAAGCACGTCGCGAACCTGCGGATCGCGTACCTCGGCGACGACGGCGACCGGCTCGTCGCGCCGTTGCGGGCCGCCGCGCCGGTGCTGCTGGACACGCTGAAGCGGTTGCCGTACACGGATTCCGGGTCGATCGCGAGTGACCCGCCGAACCCGCACCCCTACCACGGGACGAACGCGACGGTGGAGGTGCTGAACGACGGGATGCTGACGTCGATCCTCGAGCACGCCGGCCCGGGCGCGCCGGTGGAGACGGTGCTGATCATCGACCGTCTCGGCGGCGAACTCGCCCGCCGGAAGCCCGCCGGCGTCGGCTGGGACTCGGCGGCGGAGTTCGTCGTGCGGGCCCTGTCGGTGGTCGAGGACGGCGTCGACCCGGTCCGCCGCGCGCACGCGAAGCTGTTCGACGCGCTGGCGCCGTGGTCGACGGGCCGGCTGCTGCCGTTCCTCTACGGCGAGCACTCCGCCGACGAGCTGGCGGCAGCCTTCCCGGCCGCGGACGTCGCCCGGCTCAAGCGGCTCAAGGCGGCGTACGACCCGGCGGGGCGGTTCGGCTGA
- a CDS encoding LysR family transcriptional regulator, translating to MELHQLTYFVAVAEEGNFTRAAERLHVAQPGVSAQVRRLERELGQQLLDRSGRMVRLTDVGAAALPHARAALAAVRGVREAVDELAGLVRGQVAIGAVTSAGPVKLPDLLARFHERYPAVEITLSEANSDRMLTALREGRLDLAVVGLSTDPPPGIATQVLIDEPFVAVSAGFLADRAEVAIDELAGLPLMALPKGTGLRTALDAAFAREGLTPRIAFEAADPNVLVQLATRGLGVAVVPESLGRYHEAELRVITIAGPGLRGVLALAWRTDGPLSPAARALIAFARANYRS from the coding sequence ATGGAACTGCACCAGCTCACGTACTTCGTCGCAGTCGCCGAGGAAGGCAACTTCACGCGCGCGGCGGAACGGCTGCACGTTGCCCAGCCCGGCGTGAGCGCGCAGGTCCGGCGGCTGGAGCGCGAGCTGGGGCAGCAGCTGCTGGACCGGTCGGGCCGGATGGTCCGGCTCACCGACGTCGGCGCCGCCGCGCTGCCCCACGCGCGGGCGGCGCTCGCGGCGGTGAGGGGCGTGCGCGAAGCCGTCGACGAGCTGGCCGGGCTGGTCCGCGGCCAGGTCGCGATCGGCGCGGTGACGTCGGCGGGCCCGGTGAAGCTGCCGGACCTGCTCGCCCGCTTCCACGAGCGCTACCCGGCGGTCGAGATCACGCTGTCCGAGGCCAATTCGGACAGGATGCTGACGGCCCTGCGCGAGGGGCGGCTCGACCTGGCGGTGGTCGGCCTCTCGACGGATCCGCCACCCGGCATCGCGACGCAGGTGCTGATCGACGAGCCGTTCGTGGCGGTGTCGGCGGGTTTCCTGGCCGACCGCGCGGAGGTCGCGATCGACGAGCTGGCCGGCCTGCCGCTGATGGCGTTGCCGAAGGGCACGGGCCTGCGTACGGCGCTGGACGCCGCGTTCGCACGCGAGGGACTGACACCGCGGATCGCGTTCGAGGCGGCGGACCCGAACGTCCTCGTGCAGCTCGCGACGCGGGGGCTCGGAGTGGCGGTGGTGCCGGAGTCGCTGGGCCGCTACCACGAGGCGGAGCTGCGAGTCATCACGATCGCCGGGCCGGGGTTGCGGGGAGTGCTGGCGCTGGCGTGGCGCACCGACGGCCCGCTCAGCCCGGCAGCGCGGGCGCTGATCGCGTTCGCCCGGGCGAACTACCGCTCTTGA
- a CDS encoding oxygenase MpaB family protein: MTETALQDAVIGAGLLAGSANVIMQLSRAPVGYGVLESKVDTGNLFRHPMKRTRTTLTYLAVATMGTDAERAAYRRGVNAAHAQVHSRAGSPVAYNAFDTDLQLWVAACLYKGFEDVYLAFAGGEPTHFYREAAALGTTLQVRPEMWPADREAFERYWTAGLAEVGIDDTVRRYLTDVVDLRFLPPPMAALGRRFNRFVTTGFLPQHFRDEMRLPWTAADQRRFETLLAAIGRVTRVLPGPLRRFPYNLCLWDLRRRLRTGRPLV, encoded by the coding sequence GTGACCGAAACCGCTCTTCAGGACGCCGTCATCGGCGCGGGGCTGCTCGCCGGTAGCGCGAACGTGATCATGCAGCTTTCTCGCGCGCCCGTCGGCTACGGCGTGCTCGAGAGCAAGGTCGACACCGGCAACCTCTTCCGCCACCCCATGAAGCGCACGCGGACCACGCTCACCTACCTCGCCGTCGCGACGATGGGGACCGACGCCGAGCGGGCCGCCTACCGGCGCGGCGTCAACGCGGCGCACGCCCAGGTGCATTCGAGGGCCGGGAGTCCCGTCGCCTACAACGCCTTCGACACCGACCTTCAGCTGTGGGTCGCGGCCTGCCTCTACAAGGGCTTCGAAGACGTCTACCTCGCCTTCGCCGGCGGCGAGCCGACGCACTTCTACCGCGAGGCCGCGGCGCTCGGCACCACGCTGCAGGTGCGACCCGAGATGTGGCCGGCGGACCGCGAGGCGTTCGAGAGGTACTGGACCGCGGGGCTCGCCGAGGTCGGCATCGACGACACCGTCCGCCGCTATCTCACCGACGTCGTCGACCTGCGCTTCCTCCCGCCGCCGATGGCCGCGCTCGGCCGGCGGTTCAACCGGTTCGTCACGACCGGCTTCCTCCCGCAGCACTTCCGCGACGAGATGCGCCTGCCCTGGACGGCTGCCGACCAGCGCCGCTTCGAGACGCTCCTCGCGGCCATCGGCCGGGTGACGCGCGTGCTGCCCGGCCCGCTGCGGCGGTTCCCGTACAACCTCTGCCTCTGGGACCTGCGCCGCCGGCTCCGCACCGGGCGTCCGCTGGTCTGA
- a CDS encoding DNA polymerase domain-containing protein — translation MSGDEVRHGVKLSSLDQEVFPGAGATKREWLDYLEAVADRMLPELRDRLLTVLRVLRGQGPFMQKNLPKYTPDWVERVSVWAETSKRDVSYALCNDLRTLIWFGNQRAIEFHTSLYRGDPSHGPTHLILDLDPPADGPFSLAIGAAGLVREALRNDGLDGAVKTSGSKGVHVFVPLAPGQSTEDIAAATRAVAARAERIDPSLGTTEFVKDRREGKVFLDSTRAGGATVVSVYSPRHRPGAPVSFPVRWADLDGVKPGDFTVHTAPGLLGDGEDAWTAEMPEPFVLPADLVAEGHTIPIARVVAMHEGKRRARAARESG, via the coding sequence ATGAGCGGCGACGAGGTCAGGCACGGCGTCAAGCTGAGCAGTCTCGACCAGGAGGTCTTTCCCGGTGCGGGTGCGACCAAGCGGGAGTGGCTGGACTACCTGGAAGCCGTCGCCGACCGGATGCTCCCCGAACTGCGCGACCGGCTGCTGACCGTGCTGCGGGTGCTGCGCGGGCAGGGCCCGTTCATGCAGAAGAACCTGCCGAAGTACACGCCGGACTGGGTTGAGCGGGTGTCCGTGTGGGCCGAGACGTCCAAGCGGGACGTCTCCTACGCGCTGTGCAACGACCTCCGCACGCTGATCTGGTTCGGCAACCAGCGCGCGATCGAGTTCCACACGTCGCTGTACCGCGGCGACCCGTCGCACGGGCCGACCCATCTGATCCTCGACCTCGACCCGCCCGCCGACGGGCCGTTTTCGCTGGCCATCGGCGCCGCCGGACTGGTGCGCGAAGCGCTGCGCAACGACGGGCTCGACGGCGCCGTGAAGACCAGCGGGTCCAAGGGCGTCCACGTCTTCGTGCCGCTGGCGCCGGGCCAGTCGACGGAGGACATCGCGGCGGCCACGCGGGCGGTCGCGGCGCGCGCCGAGCGCATCGACCCGTCACTGGGGACGACGGAGTTCGTCAAGGACCGTCGCGAGGGCAAGGTGTTCCTGGATTCGACGCGGGCGGGCGGCGCGACGGTGGTGTCGGTCTACAGCCCGCGTCACCGGCCGGGCGCGCCGGTGTCGTTCCCGGTCCGCTGGGCCGACCTGGACGGCGTCAAGCCGGGCGACTTCACAGTGCACACCGCTCCGGGTCTGCTCGGCGACGGCGAGGACGCGTGGACCGCGGAGATGCCGGAGCCGTTCGTGCTGCCGGCGGACCTGGTGGCGGAGGGGCACACGATCCCGATCGCCCGGGTGGTGGCGATGCACGAGGGCAAACGCCGAGCCCGTGCGGCCCGCGAGTCGGGCTAA
- a CDS encoding CDP-alcohol phosphatidyltransferase family protein codes for MIKNGLLLRSAVPLWALAAGAGSLSPLAWATGAVYGLALVLLTGWGLRQSGRGKFGPADWITFARAVLVGGVAELVADGGSPLWWLVGLAAVALAMDGFDGQVARRTGTASEFGARFDMEVDAFLILLLCIQVSRTLGLWVLAIGLMRYAFVAASWALPWLTAPLYPSMARKTVAAVQGVVLVVAVSGLLPSAVSFGFVVAALASLVWSFGRDTGWLARHRVEKTPGRIVELTRATLRRPHGPAWRGHDQAA; via the coding sequence ATGATCAAGAACGGACTTCTCCTACGCTCGGCGGTCCCGCTGTGGGCACTCGCCGCGGGGGCTGGTTCCCTGTCCCCGCTCGCCTGGGCCACGGGAGCCGTCTACGGGCTAGCGCTGGTGCTGCTGACGGGCTGGGGCCTGCGGCAGAGCGGCCGCGGGAAGTTCGGCCCGGCGGACTGGATCACGTTCGCCCGTGCGGTACTGGTGGGCGGCGTGGCCGAGCTCGTCGCCGACGGCGGTAGTCCGCTCTGGTGGCTGGTCGGGCTGGCCGCGGTGGCTCTGGCGATGGACGGCTTCGACGGCCAGGTCGCCCGCCGCACGGGCACGGCGTCCGAGTTCGGCGCGCGGTTCGACATGGAGGTCGACGCCTTCCTGATCCTCCTGCTGTGCATCCAGGTGTCCCGGACGCTGGGGCTGTGGGTGCTCGCGATCGGCTTGATGCGCTACGCGTTCGTCGCGGCTTCGTGGGCGTTGCCCTGGTTGACGGCGCCGCTGTACCCGAGCATGGCGCGGAAGACGGTGGCCGCGGTGCAGGGCGTGGTGCTGGTGGTGGCGGTTTCCGGGTTGCTGCCGTCGGCGGTTTCGTTCGGTTTCGTGGTGGCGGCGCTGGCGTCGCTGGTCTGGTCGTTCGGCCGGGACACGGGGTGGCTCGCCCGGCACCGCGTCGAGAAGACGCCGGGCCGGATCGTGGAGCTGACCCGCGCGACGCTGCGCCGTCCGCACGGCCCGGCCTGGCGCGGCCACGACCAGGCGGCTTAG